The segment CCTAAAGCATCTAAAGCTCCATGTTTCAAGATCACATTTCCTGGAACCTTCTCAATAGCCGCACAGGCAAACATGCTCCTTACCAGCAGCCCCTtgaggcagcccaggggcaTTCCCTGACcccttgcacagagctcccagggaacacCCTGGcctctgggctgccctgggacagcagggagcccagagccctgtgctttcagcaatggctcagctgcacatgcagcctcctgctcctctccctgccccacagctcagcagccctgcagctccacggggcactgccagcagcacagctcatggcagggggcacctgcagggcacaactgttccctgccaatgtgcacaggctctccaggctgccacaagACCCTTCCTCACTCCAGAGAgtgtcccagctcccaccttaCCTCTGAGTGAGGCTGAGCCATGCTCACAAGGGGAACAAGGGACTTAGTTTGAACTCCCACATTTATTCCACCATCAACACATGTAATGGCTGATGCACTCCAgggatttttaagaaaatgtgtttggttttagttttccTTAAAGTAGCCTGTGTTTAATTCCTCTGAACACTACTGAGTTAGCAAGTCTGAAGGGAGAGGTGGATATATCCAATATAAAAGGGGAACAAAGATTCCTTCTTGAGGCTGGCCTTATGTGAAAACCCTAGTTAAGACCCTCACAGCTGTGAATGCTATTTCTGTAATCTACAATTAGCTCTCAGCAAGCAGGCAGGCCTGTCTGGTGTTTGTATAGCACTGCAGTAGAATACTCAGTGTTGGACCCAATTAGCAAGCAGAGGAAGAATGGGAGATTTATCTGTAGTGAGACCCAACATTGAtggcaaagaaagaaacaggacTTGGATCTCATTCGCCATGTCCAGTTTGTGGTCAGCTGTGGCCacagtccctgtcctggctgacaCTATGAGTGATTTGGCTACTGTCAGAAAGGAGGAAGCAGAGTAAACTAATGACAGAATGTTGTGATGCCATGGGTGTCCTTGCAGCATCCCCTGTAGCTGTCAGCCACCAGCTCTGACACAGAGCCTGAGATGACCACCATGGAGCAGTTTTCCCTGAAATCTGGtgggatttttctccatttgGCTCAGGCCTTTCAGCTCCTTTCTCTCCTCACCTTTCCCTTCTgtgctctttccttttccagtaaAATCCATGTTTGAGCCCGTGCTTCTGTCTCACAGAAGTATCTGGGGTTGAATTTGGGAACTCTGTCTCTGCAGACAGCGATAGGAGCTTGGTGCCCAGCCCTAGAACAAGGTGGGTGACTCCAATGGCAGCAGTCGGCACAGACAGGCAGAGCCAGCCGCGTCTCCTGCCGCTGTGTCCGTGTCTCCCACaaccttcccagccccagcacagggctgccccTTTGTGACGTGCTCGCCCGTGGTTCTCTCGTTCCCATGGCCACAGAACCCCCACCCCaactccatccctctcccttcccttcccaagggcagccagccctgggcctGGGCAGGCCAGGCCTGAGGGATTGACACTGtctgggaagcagctgctttCCAAAGCTACTTTCCAAGgcctttatttctgtaattcccaCTCAGTTCTGGGTTGCAGCTTGTTGGTTGGGGATTTTGTTTATCTCTCTTCACAACAAATAAAGTGGTGGGACACAAACAATGGCACCAGACACTGGAAGTAAAAGAAGCTTTGCACTCCCCAGTAGATGACCCCTGAATTCAGTTGGCAAATACCTGTAGGGAACAAATTGACCATTCAAACGTTCCACTTTCGCTCTGCTTCATTGTTCCAGAGGTTTATTCCCCCCTTTTTTATTGCAGGGACACCCAAAATCAATATGAAACATTTtgcctcaaaatatttctgattttgggTGTTCCTGGcaattcaaaattttcttaaTGGAAATAGCACCAGACAAGTGACAGCCAGAAATCAATGCCATAGCCCTGTCCACAGGGCATCCTGCCTAGCAAACTGCTTCACTCAGGTGATGTtagacaacagaaaaatacGTTCAAATGATGCATTTTCCACATTATGTCAAAATCCCGGCCGTACAGCCCACATGGTGGGGGCAGACTGCTGTCAGCAGAATGGGGGAAGccgcagcagctgctctgcccatgGCTGGATGGCCATGGCAGCAGAGACAAGTCTCTCACCGTGCCCACTGCTGTGGCACCCGGTGCTCTGGAGTTGTTCCCACTGaactgaggctgctgctgcagcagcaacatCACTGCACACATTTGATAACAAAGACTTGGAATGGCATACAGGACTTGCACCAagagctacaaaaaaaaaaaaaaaaggggaaggggggaagTGAGTTAGTATATTTTGCTCCTTTCTAACACAAGCATACCTGGATTTAAGCAGGAACATTGGGCTAATCTTACTGGGGACCGGCTTGTAAGCCTTGTCTGTAGCAATTCCCACCAGTCAGCAACattttttcaggagaaaggaGCAGATAAGATTTTACAACACATCCATGAGCAAGTCTGAGCCTGAACTCAAAGGACAAGACAAATACTCCCAAATCTGCCACCCATGGGGAAAGGAAGCAGGAATGCAGATGAAACAAGTGCCATTGCAGCTAAGTTGCCTGCATTTTTCCATGGTCCAACCTTTCTGTACAGAAGCACCTCAATTCAAACACAGCCGAAGGTCAAGGAATAAAAGTGTTTTGAGAGCCTTTAAAGACtgattctctttcttttcaaggAAATATGCTAAATTccttaaaaacacaaatgcagCTCTATTTGGGACTGCATCCTTCAAAACAAGGAATGGAGGTTGAGAATTGCAGGACTGTTTCTATTGGAAAACACCTTTAACACCAGAGAATCCCCCCAATAACCTGAGACCTGCTgacactgccaaggccaccactaaagCACATCCCAGGCCGGGATGctattggccttcttggccacctgggcactccCTGGGCCTGCCCAGCCTGACAGCTTTTGCCCAAGGAAGAGGGCATTAAGTCcttcagtatttttctcatCCTTTGTTCTGTGTTTATCCCCACCTCTGATTAAAGTCAGAGATTCTCCTTAACCCTGCTTTTGTTGCTgatgtatttatagaaatatttttattctcttttgcAAGTTTCTTGGAAGAAATTCCCTactgtgaggctggtgaggcGCTGGGAACAgattacccagagaagctgtggatgccccaaagcctggaagtgttcaaggccaggttggattgggccctgagcaacctgctctagtggaaggtgtccctgcaaaCAGCCAGGTCTTTGGAAGGAGACAATCTTTCAGGTCCTTTCCAATCTaaatcattctgggattctagGATTTCACTGCAGTAGCCAGATGAAACTTGGGCTTTGTCCCTTCTCATTTATTCCCTGCATAACCTCACAACAGCCTTAGAGTCCTCCTGTACTGCCTGCCCCTTTCCCCAAAGATGATAAACTCTCCCGTTCCCCTGATTCCAGCCAGAGCTCTCTGTGGGACCCATTGGGAGTGGCACCAGTACAGAAAGCAGGGAGTCAGGTATATCTGCCTAGGTCTCATTTCATAGGAATAATACCCAGGAAATATGTCCCTGGCAATTCTTCATTGGTTAAGATCACCTCCCAAATGAAGAGGACCATGCCCCATCATCTAAGGTATTAAAAATGGTCCAGTGAAAGTTAAACACCAGAAAGTTAGTGTATAAAGACAGCTGCCTCTGCCATTGGCTTTCCTGTAACACAAAGCCAGCTTCCACATGCCTCtggtttttccctctcccaagCAGTTCTACCTCCAAACTAGCCTGCTATACAGCGTCACCAGGAAGGGCATTACTCATGGCACCTCCCTTCATGGTGCCCAGAGGCTTCATTGCCTAAATTCAGCACACAGACCCTAATGGAGGCCAGCCAAGTGATATGAAAACCACCAACACTAAAGCTATGTAGAACCATCCCTGTCTCACTTGCAGAGAAACCACTGCAGCTGGAATGACTGGAATgactccagccctggagccctggATGTGCAGGATTCACCTTCTGCCTTGGAGTGCTGCTTGGAGCATGGGAAATGAGCTGGGGCTGATCTTGGCACAGAGGAGGCCAGGGGCAGTCATTCACTGCTGTCTTGGTTTAGTTTAGATTTGCCAATTTAATATACTCCATTTCTCTTTGAGATAGGATTTAGGAGCAAAAAACAAGGCAGGACTAAAACTTAAAAGGGTATCAAGATGAAATTTATTAATaacacagagggaaagaaagaaagaaatttggaaTAAGATTTTAGATCACTCCCTCCATCCCCCACCTCCCACATTTTTTAACAACAACATACAGTGACACTTCAGTCAGTCTTTTACTTCAAGATCATTTCAGTTCACTTCAGAGAGAGAAGTTCTTTCTTGTTTTGGCTAGAGagatttttccaagaaaaaaataaagttctcttCTATCTTCACCTTCACCATTTGCATCCTCTTGGGAAAATCTGCAAATTCGTGAAACTCCTCCCATCTTTACAATCTTTCCAGACCTGTGTAATGGGTCATGTTAAACTCACTGGGGTATTACTTTTAAGGGCAAGCTGTTCAAAGGTAAAAGTTCTCTTCATCTCTTTTTCTCATCAAATGTCTCTGTTCgtcttttcattttccaaaccAGAGACCCCCATTACCTCAGGACAAAGGATCCTTTTCTCAAGCACTTCAACCCCCAcatgttttctccacaatttAGAGGAATCTTCAGTTTAGTCCAGTCTACCCCATAGCTtacaaaaagttttttttcagcCAACGTTCACGGCGTCTTCTCAATCTCCTTCCATTCTGGAAACTGGGCTCTTACTTCACTGACTTGAGTGTATTTCTTCCTGCTCCATTGCTTCTTACTCAAAGGAGCAGGATAGGAGGTCTGCAAGTGTTATCTGAGCATTGGAAGGATTAAAATTTCACAGCATAGGTGCGGGAACCGGGCCAGGCCATGCTGGAGAGAGCTCCAGGCCCTGGTGATGTTTCAGTAGACAGGAACTGAActccttctgctgctttcatCAAAATGAAATGAGCCCTCTGCAATTCCCAGCTTCCTAGGATTATTAGCacccagaaaatgaaaacagagtcctcagggctgtgggtgAATCACAATGCAGATCCTTGTGCTACTGATTCCATCTCTCCCCACTTTTCTAAGTTCTTGATGGCAAGTTCCCTCAGGTTAGACAGCTCACCAGCAGTGCTCCTCTGTTTTTCTACACAATGGACACAAGTGAGATGACAGATCCTAAATCTGTGTTCCCCTATTGTCAAACTTGCTTCCTCAAATATTACAGTGTGAGGCAAGGAGCTCCAAGAGAAGATTTATTGTAAAAAGAAGCTTTAGATCTATCCCTGAGAAACATCTCAGCCATACACCATGCTTTCAGGTGTCTGAACACACCATAAGCTTCAAAGTCCAAATCAACAACCCCAAGCAAGGGGTTCACAGAGTGTGACAAACGCTGAACAGCCTCCAGAGCTTCTTCTGAGCATACAACACTAACCCAGACCAAAAGTGCAAGGAGAGCTTGTGTAGGGAGGGACTTGTGCAGCCTCCCCATGCAGGCAgcttccctcccctgcctggctgcacgGCTGATGTGCAGAAGCCCGGCCTTGGCAatggagctctgggctcccGGCCGGCTCAGGGGCCTTGGCCCAGGAGCCCcggcagaggcagctgagcagcGCTGCCCCCAGGGTCACTGCCAGGGAGGAGGACAAGGGGaggcccagcagggctcagcctcactcagagggaaggtgggagctgggccatTGTCTGGTGGGCACCCATTGGATGGGTTGATTGTCCAGGTGTGCGCTCACCTCACTCACTTTGTCCCTTTTAGCTGATCTATAACTTCTGATTCCCTTTCAACAGCTCAGAAGAAGGCAAGGAGTTCATCGAGTGTGGCATGCTCCCTGCACACTCTGCAGCTTCATCTGACTCTGCATCAACAACCCAGCACGGCCggcaaggacagggacacgctggagcaggagcccaggATGGACACGGAGATGCTGCGAGGGCTGAAGCAGCTCTCCTGCAAGGAAAGCCAGGAAAGCCTGAGACAGCTGGGCTTCCTCAGCCTGGTCAAGAGACTTGGGCTTAGGCTTGACCCaactgtggccttccagtacctgacAGCAACCTACAGGAAAGCTGGACAGCGACTTTGTacaagggcaggcagggacagcacaagggggaatggatccaaactgaaagagagtaggtttagatgaGGGATTCAGAAAAAAGACTTTCCTGCAACAggttgcccacagaagctgtgcatgccccatccctgagagTGGatgaggccaggctggatggagctctggacAAGCTGCtctagtgcaaggtgtccccagccacAGCACACGGGGCTTGCAACAATGGgatctttcaggtcccttccaagccaaagcATGCCATGACTCCATGGTTCTGGGATAcctttcctcctcatcctcaaaAAGGAACTTGGCACCAAGTTCCACATTGCAGACCATGTCTTTTGGCAGCCTGCAAGTGTCttgaaagagaatgaaaagagaTGGCAATACTGAcacaatttctcttttctactTGAAATTTAAATGCTCCGCTCCTGTCCACTGGCAAAACTGTCAGAAGAGGCAATTCTTCCCCACAAAATGCTTCGTCTCACCCAAAGATGAAAGCCACAAGCCAacagtgttctttatttctatGTTGCTTTATTTGGTTATTTCTCTAACAAGAATTTGCTTCGctttggatttctttctttctctgtttcgTTCCATGGTGCACGGCAGCTCCTCCGTTGGGTTCACGGAGGCCACGGACGAACGGCTGCGCGTGGCGGcggctcagcagcagcagcagcagcagcagcagcgcctcTCTCGATCGCTTTTCCACTCGACTTCCCgccccctctccatccccttctCCCTTTCACAGTCCCTCTACTCCCGTTCCATCCCGTCCGTCTCTCCCAGCCCGGCTCATGCCGCGCCTGTGGACGAGCCGGCCCCCTGCCCGTCCCTACCAGGCCTGCCACTGTGCCGCCTCCGCAGGGCACTCTCCCTCCTGGCTGTGGCACCTTTTGAAGAGCCTCTGGAAGAGCTCctctggtggtggtggtgatggagCAGCACCAGTCTCTTGGCTCCACCTGAAGCGGCCTCAGCCCCAAGTGAGGCCCCTCCCGTGGCTCCGCCCGCAGCCGCCCGACTCCCGCCCCATTGCCAGCAGCTTCCCCGGTCTGAGCCCCGCTGCCCGTCAGCTCGGCCGCCGGCCCTGAGCCGCTGGAGCCCGGGGTGGCTCAGGAAGCAGCAGCGCCCAGGGCGGGCGGGTGCCCCGGGCAGAATGGCGAGAGCGCGGTGCCGGTCGCACGGGCGGAGAaaccttccctgcagcagctctacCGGCTGGGCCCGCTGCTGGGGAGCGGCGGCTGCGGCAGAGTTTACGCCGGGACCCGGCTCGCCGACGGCGCCCCGGTAAGAGACAGGGCTGGCtcagagaggggagggaggcggcgggcggggagctgagagctgagagctgagccCTCTGCTCCCCTTGGCTTGCAGGTGGCCATCAAAGGAGTGCCCCGCGATCGCATCTGGGAGTGGGCGCGGCTGGTGAGTGAGCGGGGCCAGCGGGAGCAGCCGGCGGGGCAGGACGTGCCGGGCAGGGCTAAGGCCAGGCCCGGCAGGGAGGGAGCCGGGACGCTGCGAGGGGAGCGAGCGTGGAGGGAGCGAGGGCCGCGCAGCGTCCTGGGCCgggcagtgccgagctgagGCTGGACCGGGCACGGGGGGCCGAAGGCGCGGTGCAGCATCAGCCCCGCTGACGGCATCGCGCTCCCCCCGCAGCACGACGGCGCCCTTGTGCCcatggagctggcactgctctccatgGTGTCGTGCCCTGGCTTCCGTAGCGTCGTGCAGCTCCTGGACTGGTTCGAGCTGCCCGACGGCTTCGCCCTGGTCATGGAGCGTCCGGAGCGCTGCCAGGACCTCTGGCACCTGCTGCACGCAGGAGGGTTCCTGCCAGAGCCCGTGGCACGGGGGGTGTtctgccaggtgctgcaggcCGTGCGGCACTGCACCAGCCGCGGCGTGCTGCACCGCGACATCAAGGCCGAGAACATCCTCATTGACCTGGCCACCGGTGAGGCAAAGCTCATTGACTTTGGCTGCGGCACCATCCTCCAGGACACCTTGTACACCCACATGGCAGGTGAGCCCAAAGCCGGGGCCCAGCCGGGCAGAGGAGCTTCTCCCCTTTGCTGGCACAGGGGGAAgacagaggcagggagggggaatCCTTCTTCAGCCGGCTGCAGCCAAGTTTCTTTATGGCgggggcaggggctggctgttgtggagctggctgggagggagggagcagcatcGGCCTCATGAGCTGTGCCCGTGTCCCATAGGAACGCGGGAGTACTTCCCACCAGAGTGGATCCTCTTCGGCTGCTACCACGGCCAGCCAGCCACCATCTGGACCCTGGGCATCCTGCTCTATCAGCTGGTGTGCAGGCACCTTCCCTTTAAAACCAGAGAGGACATCGTCCGGGGCCAGCTCTTCTTCCCGCCCCGGGTGTCTCAAGGTGGGCATGTGCCTTCAAGGCAAGGGAGCAAGAACAGGTTTGGGACTGGGCAGCTGGCACGTAAGTGTCCAGCTCTTGCAGCTAGGGAGGAGGTTGATCTCCTGGGCTTAGCTGGAGGAGGCAGCACTGTGtgcttctgtgctgctcctcctccaaaAGGGGGGATGGATGGGAAGCTTTGGGTGCAGCTCCAAGCACTCCTGGTGTGGCATGGGCACCGTGGAATCTGAGAGAACGGGGACAGGAGCTGACCAGCAGTTTCTGGTTTCCCTCTGCAGAGTGCCAGCACCTCATCAGGTGGTGTTTATGCATGGACCCTGCAGACAGGCCATGTCTGGAAGATCTTTTAGAGCATCCTTCGCTGCAGAAGCCCCACTTGACCCAGGAGACAGCAGAGATCCATCCCTCTGCATAGTAGCATCCAGGGGCCCAGCACATACCAGCTGCTGGCGTCTCGTGGCGCTCCAAGAAATTCCCAGAGCGTTTCCCTGTGGCCGCGGTGCGGAGCAAAGAGCACAGCCGAGGAGATGCTTCTGTGGGTCCCCGGTGAGTTGTGGAGGGAGCGGCTCAGGGCTCCCCATCCTATTGGAGAAGTCGTGGCACAGGGTGGTGAAGTGGCCACGgactggaaaaggggaaacatCCCCCTGCAGCTCAATGGCATTGTGATGTCCCCGCAAGCCGAGGCACAGCTGGCGTGTTCTTCTGCAGCAAGACTGTGGAGCCAGAGAACGTCCTGGAGCTGGCCGCTGGCAGGGCAAAGCCGATGGGCTTTGCTTGCAGCCCCTTCCTGGAGGACACGCTCTGCACCCCGACGAAATCAAGATGAGTCCCCAGCCGGCGCAGGGGCAGGGGGATGCTCGTGCTTCCAGGCACGGCAGGGCTCAGGCCTGGCCCTGCACCGGAGGTTCCCGCTCAGCGGCAATTGGGGAATATGAATCTTTCCACCGCCCGCCCAGCTGCTCtttggcagcacaggggagggaTGTTGTGGAAGGGGAGCTGGCTCCCAGCCTCGCTGACAGCTTCTGCCAGCATGCCTGGCACGGGCTGGGTATGGGCAGCCAGCCTGACAAAAGCATCCATCCATGTGGATGGGGAGCGGCAGAAGGGGGACGGGTTCTGCAGCCatgccccagctgctctgctttgcaggCCCTTGAGGAAGGGATGGGCTTACGGGTGGGAAAGGTGGGGTTTTTCCCCACCCAAGGAGAGGTTTCACTCTTGCCTTGAGTGGTCAGACTGTCCCCAGGCCTGTCAAATGCCGATAGCCTTTGGCgcttttccttgtttgttttgaattgACTTTCATGCaattgttctttgttttttccaggaAGATTTCACCTGGTGCCCGGACTGGCTGGGGAAGCGCCGGCACCGTCCGTGGACTCCGTCCAGTGCCTGGTGCTACCCTGGGGGACCACGGTGTGCGGAGACATCCCCTTCGAGAAGGACGAGGACCTCGTGTGGGAtcagctcctctcctggcagcaggTCTCCAGAGGTGGGTACCCGGTTCCAGAGCACAGATGGCAGAAGGGCTTGGGGCAGACGGCAGCGGGCACACGAGAATCTCGCTCTTGCAGCTGCTGACGAGGTTGCTGTGCCATGTTTAAGCAGAAGAGCTGGAGCGTGGCCTGCCATGCTGCTCTCCTCTAAAAATGAGAGCATGGGTCGGGAGGTTtgggctctgagcacagccagcagcctggcccagcacaggccgtggtgggacagaggggacaggagcctgcTGTGACTGACTGTggctttctgctttctctccccAGGCTACCAGCACCTCATGCCTGGAAACGGCACCGCTCAGCCTGCCAGtctgggagggctggagggCGGCAGGTGTTCGTTTGCtgtcaaaaataaatctttttctaTCATCATAATTGGAGTGtttcttttatccttttccAAGCTTTTGGCCTCCCTTCTTCCACAGAAATCTTTCTCTGCCCTTCCTCAGTCACATTCAGGCATTTGGCATGGGGGGTTAAGAAACGTGAAAAATTCAACAGCGGATTCCTGTTGCCAactgctgcagccccttcaAGAACCCTGAGCTTCCAGCAAGGTCTGTGTGTGCCTTGCAAAAGGGAGTGgcttgcagggatggagctgttGCCCCACTGCAAAAGCTGGGAGGAAATTAGAAGCAGTAAAATGCCCTTTTGTCTCATACGCTGCCCAGATTCTTCATGTTTTCCT is part of the Catharus ustulatus isolate bCatUst1 chromosome Z, bCatUst1.pri.v2, whole genome shotgun sequence genome and harbors:
- the LOC117011108 gene encoding serine/threonine-protein kinase pim-1-like, which translates into the protein MDTTQKKARSSSSVACSLHTLQLHLTLHQQPSTAGKDRDTLEQEPRMDTEMLRGLKQLSCKESQESLRQLGFLSLVKRLGLRLDPTVAFQICFALDFFLSLFRSMVHGSSSVGFTEATDERLRVAAAQQQQQQQQQRLSRSLFHSTSRPLSIPFSLSQSLYSRSIPSVSPSPAHAAPVDEPAPCPSLPGLPLCRLRRALSLLAVAPFEEPLEELLCSAAGPEPLEPGVAQEAAAPRAGGCPGQNGESAVPVARAEKPSLQQLYRLGPLLGSGGCGRVYAGTRLADGAPVAIKGVPRDRIWEWARLHDGALVPMELALLSMVSCPGFRSVVQLLDWFELPDGFALVMERPERCQDLWHLLHAGGFLPEPVARGVFCQVLQAVRHCTSRGVLHRDIKAENILIDLATGEAKLIDFGCGTILQDTLYTHMAGTREYFPPEWILFGCYHGQPATIWTLGILLYQLVCRHLPFKTREDIVRGQLFFPPRVSQECQHLIRWCLCMDPADRPCLEDLLEHPSLQKPHLTQETAEIHPSA